In Streptomyces sp. NBC_01707, a genomic segment contains:
- a CDS encoding MFS transporter: MFWLAAAVSALSLPAVAVLVPPSRPACGGHTDWRGAAGLTVALVLLLLPLSRATVWGWASGWTSGCLAASVVAAMFWVRVERAAPDPLVDVRILVHRPVLLANLAGLLLGFAMFSQFILVSALVQIPPAAGYGFGASVLRASLEYLLPSSLASMATARLAGVLGRRTGPRRTLALGALAGAAGFALLAVSHGSSAAVIGSGLLVGIAIAFGFATLPAVLLAVVPPEHTGVANGVNSVARSVGSAMASALVATLVAAGDPGRPPAESRFTLCFALAGAALALIAVLARFGMTPARRGAGRGRGRSTGSRHGAEPARTP, from the coding sequence GTGTTCTGGCTGGCGGCCGCGGTGTCCGCGCTGAGCCTGCCGGCGGTCGCCGTGCTGGTCCCCCCGTCCCGACCGGCGTGCGGCGGGCACACGGACTGGCGAGGCGCCGCGGGCCTCACAGTGGCGCTCGTCCTGCTGCTGCTCCCGCTGTCGCGGGCCACCGTGTGGGGCTGGGCGTCCGGCTGGACATCGGGATGCCTCGCGGCGAGCGTGGTGGCTGCGATGTTCTGGGTGAGGGTGGAACGGGCCGCCCCGGATCCGCTGGTCGATGTGCGCATACTCGTCCACCGGCCGGTGCTCCTCGCCAACCTGGCGGGACTGCTGCTGGGCTTCGCGATGTTCTCTCAGTTCATCCTGGTCTCGGCACTGGTGCAGATCCCGCCCGCGGCGGGCTACGGCTTCGGGGCCTCCGTCCTCAGGGCCTCGCTCGAGTACCTCCTGCCGTCCTCGCTGGCCTCGATGGCGACCGCCCGGCTCGCCGGCGTCCTGGGGCGCCGGACCGGACCACGGCGGACCCTCGCGCTGGGAGCCCTGGCGGGCGCTGCGGGTTTCGCGCTGCTTGCCGTCTCGCACGGCAGCAGTGCCGCGGTCATCGGCTCCGGACTGCTCGTCGGAATCGCCATCGCCTTCGGCTTCGCCACGCTGCCGGCCGTCCTGCTCGCCGTCGTGCCACCCGAGCACACGGGAGTCGCCAACGGCGTCAATTCCGTCGCCCGTTCGGTGGGCAGCGCGATGGCCAGTGCCCTCGTCGCCACGCTCGTTGCAGCAGGGGACCCGGGCCGTCCCCCCGCCGAGTCCCGCTTCACGTTGTGCTTCGCCCTGGCCGGTGCCGCGCTCGCACTGATCGCGGTCCTCGCGCGCTTCGGCATGACCCCGGCCCGCAGGGGTGCCGGACGAGGCCGCGGGCGGTCCACCGGGAGCAGGCACGGGGCCGAACCGGCCCGCACCCCCTGA
- a CDS encoding helix-turn-helix domain-containing protein — MPGGRLTQKDRQQIALGLADGLAYAEIARGLERPTSTITREVMRNGGPTGYRADLAHRATERRAHRRKPGSSRGVEPAPQPHGRDAEAVREYEELFTTVMMQSGLSQMMSRVMVCLLTTDSGSLTASELVQRLQVSPASISKSIAFLESQSLVRRERDEGRRDRYVVDEDLWYQSTVASARALIQQVEISRQGVAVLGPGTPAAVRLENVARFLDFVAESLTRAAEQAREILYTRAETASPSTATPSSDGE; from the coding sequence ATGCCAGGAGGCAGGCTCACCCAGAAGGACCGCCAGCAGATCGCGCTGGGGCTGGCCGACGGGCTCGCCTACGCGGAGATCGCCAGAGGTCTCGAACGGCCGACATCGACGATCACGCGTGAGGTGATGCGCAACGGCGGCCCCACCGGCTACCGCGCGGACCTGGCCCACCGAGCCACGGAACGGCGAGCCCACCGGCGCAAGCCTGGCTCGTCCCGAGGGGTGGAGCCGGCCCCCCAGCCACACGGACGCGACGCCGAGGCCGTGCGTGAGTACGAGGAGCTGTTCACCACCGTCATGATGCAATCGGGCCTGTCCCAGATGATGTCGCGGGTGATGGTCTGCCTCCTCACCACCGATTCCGGCAGCCTGACGGCGTCCGAACTCGTCCAGCGCCTTCAGGTCAGCCCGGCGTCCATCTCGAAGTCGATCGCCTTCCTGGAGAGCCAGTCGCTCGTCCGCAGGGAACGCGATGAAGGCCGTCGCGACCGCTATGTCGTCGACGAAGACCTCTGGTACCAGTCGACGGTCGCCAGTGCCCGGGCCCTCATCCAGCAGGTCGAGATCTCACGCCAGGGCGTCGCTGTCCTCGGCCCCGGCACTCCGGCCGCCGTCCGCCTGGAGAACGTCGCCCGCTTCCTCGACTTCGTCGCCGAGAGCCTCACCCGCGCCGCGGAACAGGCCCGCGAGATCCTCTACACGAGAGCCGAAACAGCTTCACCCAGCACGGCCACGCCGAGCTCAGATGGCGAATAG
- a CDS encoding Fic family protein yields the protein MFIELAPADLSWDEVDPARHSFDSSTAAQVVRSLGPARCVPRRPDVPLGDPAMSAWSWDQGKVWADAMSHALARRYGRWVTGWRWAHDEGDFDGGPVGSWCCPRDSITTSEETLDRVVAALCEWRAWLESLADWFERYPLELRPVEDQRILWERAARNLILQVVDRTGCGSGWHGHCRQVLTWFLSRWGVRPDVAEALVDKAIGGRFESWIGPDVVVVDGVAERLARSLRSDATSRASEPAPDHLQSWLSAREIVPWHEAPDGGEGPVAPSRDGAVEDIRAFDGALDPVRAEGLLSALQLLRADAARGATLDFDLIRHWQQHVLGTPQPPSFRDVPAFAKGGKERYGIAPDARARLDACLTQATQDDARPLPLTARAARAYLDICFFHPFDNGNARSAFLALVFVLAREGVALDGVSLLRRVTFQAGDPQDALSLARYIHIHLAETRRRAASLDS from the coding sequence GTGTTCATTGAGCTGGCCCCTGCCGACCTGAGCTGGGACGAGGTGGATCCCGCCCGTCATTCCTTCGACAGCTCTACGGCGGCGCAGGTGGTGCGGTCGCTGGGGCCGGCCCGGTGTGTGCCTCGCCGTCCCGACGTCCCACTCGGCGACCCGGCGATGAGCGCCTGGAGCTGGGACCAGGGCAAGGTCTGGGCCGATGCCATGTCGCATGCTCTGGCCCGCCGCTACGGCCGGTGGGTCACGGGCTGGCGCTGGGCGCACGACGAGGGAGACTTCGACGGCGGGCCGGTCGGCAGCTGGTGCTGTCCCCGCGACTCGATCACCACCTCGGAGGAGACACTCGACCGTGTCGTCGCGGCACTCTGTGAGTGGCGCGCCTGGTTGGAGAGTCTCGCCGACTGGTTCGAGAGGTACCCGCTGGAACTGCGGCCGGTCGAGGACCAGCGGATCCTGTGGGAGCGGGCCGCCCGCAACCTGATCCTCCAGGTTGTCGACCGCACCGGCTGCGGCAGTGGCTGGCACGGCCACTGCCGGCAGGTGCTCACCTGGTTCCTCAGCCGCTGGGGAGTCCGCCCCGATGTCGCGGAGGCTTTGGTCGACAAGGCGATCGGCGGGCGATTTGAGAGCTGGATCGGCCCGGACGTGGTGGTGGTCGACGGCGTCGCCGAGCGCCTCGCGCGGTCGTTGCGGTCGGACGCCACCTCACGGGCCTCCGAGCCGGCACCTGACCACCTGCAGAGCTGGCTCTCGGCGCGCGAGATCGTGCCATGGCATGAAGCCCCGGATGGTGGCGAAGGGCCGGTCGCCCCGTCACGCGACGGGGCGGTCGAGGATATCCGGGCCTTCGACGGCGCCTTGGACCCTGTCCGGGCCGAAGGTCTGCTCTCGGCCCTGCAGTTGCTGCGCGCAGATGCGGCACGCGGCGCCACCCTGGACTTCGACCTGATCCGCCACTGGCAGCAGCACGTCCTGGGTACGCCTCAGCCACCTTCCTTCCGAGACGTGCCTGCTTTCGCCAAAGGAGGCAAGGAGCGCTACGGCATCGCCCCGGACGCCCGCGCTCGCTTGGACGCCTGCCTGACCCAGGCCACACAGGATGACGCTCGACCGCTTCCTCTGACCGCACGCGCCGCACGCGCCTACCTCGACATCTGCTTCTTCCACCCCTTCGACAACGGCAACGCCCGATCGGCCTTCCTCGCCCTGGTCTTCGTCCTCGCCCGCGAGGGCGTCGCACTCGATGGGGTCAGCCTGCTCCGCCGCGTCACCTTCCAGGCCGGCGATCCCCAGGACGCGCTCAGCCTCGCGCGCTACATCCACATCCACTTGGCGGAGACCCGACGTCGTGCCGCCTCACTTGACTCCTAG
- a CDS encoding HD domain-containing protein — MTATPSDLLLRALDAPGEPPLRPLPPVVTELLRSLVVPPRLAAHLRAVHDVAVVLSDWVQDRYPDLAVDRDAVLFGAATHDVGKTLHPEELAGPGSAHEAAGRDLLLDHGFAPALARFAATHASWDDPVVTIEDLLVSTADKVWKDKRVPDLEDRLVRALAGATGREPWEEFLALDDLLARLGADAGRRLAFQSAFPVHP; from the coding sequence ATGACCGCGACGCCTTCGGACCTCTTGCTCCGTGCGCTGGACGCCCCGGGCGAGCCGCCTCTACGACCGTTGCCCCCCGTGGTGACGGAACTCCTGCGTTCTCTGGTGGTCCCGCCCCGTCTGGCGGCGCACCTGCGAGCGGTCCACGACGTTGCGGTCGTGCTGTCCGATTGGGTACAGGACCGCTACCCGGATCTTGCCGTCGACCGTGACGCCGTCCTCTTCGGCGCCGCGACCCATGACGTAGGTAAGACCCTGCACCCCGAGGAGCTTGCCGGTCCCGGCTCAGCACACGAGGCCGCCGGCCGTGACCTGCTTCTGGACCACGGCTTCGCGCCGGCCCTGGCTCGGTTCGCCGCCACCCACGCGAGTTGGGACGACCCCGTCGTGACGATCGAGGACCTCCTCGTCAGCACAGCCGACAAAGTGTGGAAGGACAAGCGTGTCCCCGACCTTGAGGACAGGCTCGTCCGGGCACTGGCCGGGGCGACGGGGCGGGAGCCCTGGGAGGAGTTCCTCGCGCTCGACGACCTGCTCGCGCGCCTCGGCGCGGACGCCGGCCGTCGCCTGGCCTTCCAGTCGGCATTCCCGGTCCACCCGTGA
- a CDS encoding MerR family transcriptional regulator — protein sequence MRIGELAAQAGLTRDAIRFYEKTGLVTGRRLANGYRDFPPESVPWLQYVRTAQTLGFSLAEIARTGKELRDAPDTAEALSALFEEKIKVIDARMAELAALRADLDARVGTGCPLRAAG from the coding sequence GTGCGTATCGGGGAACTGGCCGCGCAAGCGGGACTGACCAGGGACGCCATCCGCTTCTACGAGAAGACCGGCCTCGTCACCGGGCGGCGGCTGGCCAACGGTTATCGCGACTTCCCGCCGGAGTCGGTGCCCTGGCTGCAGTACGTCCGCACGGCACAGACGCTCGGCTTCTCGCTGGCCGAGATCGCCCGGACCGGCAAGGAACTGCGTGACGCGCCCGACACCGCTGAGGCGTTGTCCGCGCTGTTCGAGGAGAAGATCAAGGTCATCGATGCGCGCATGGCGGAGCTTGCCGCCCTGCGGGCCGACCTCGACGCACGCGTGGGCACCGGATGCCCGCTGCGGGCGGCCGGCTGA
- a CDS encoding DUF4097 family beta strand repeat-containing protein, translated as MSAVLVIPAGRIQVIAADRADTVVEVRPVNASKSRDVKAAEQTTTEYVDGVLRVEVPVKNQYLGPSGAVEVTVQLPAGSRIEAKAAGTEFRAVGRLGDIVFDGAYHQIKIDEAAGVRLSAVDGDVEVGRLGGPAEISTARGDIRIAEAVHGKVVLSTQSGDISVAAAAGVSASLDAGTSYGRVSNDLKNDGTAELAIHATTSQGDITARSL; from the coding sequence ATCTCCGCCGTCCTGGTCATCCCTGCGGGGCGGATCCAGGTCATTGCCGCCGACCGGGCCGACACGGTGGTCGAGGTCCGGCCCGTGAATGCTTCGAAGAGCCGGGATGTGAAGGCGGCGGAGCAGACCACGACCGAGTACGTGGACGGAGTCCTGCGGGTCGAGGTCCCGGTGAAGAACCAGTACCTGGGTCCGTCGGGGGCTGTCGAGGTGACTGTTCAGCTGCCTGCCGGGTCCCGCATCGAGGCGAAGGCGGCCGGTACCGAGTTCCGGGCCGTCGGCCGGCTCGGTGACATCGTCTTCGACGGCGCGTACCACCAGATCAAGATCGACGAGGCCGCGGGTGTCCGTCTCAGTGCGGTCGACGGTGATGTCGAGGTCGGCCGGCTGGGCGGTCCTGCGGAGATCAGTACCGCCCGGGGTGACATCCGGATCGCCGAGGCCGTGCACGGCAAGGTCGTGCTCAGTACCCAGTCCGGCGACATCTCCGTCGCCGCCGCTGCCGGGGTGTCGGCCTCCCTGGACGCCGGCACCTCCTACGGCCGCGTCAGCAACGACCTCAAGAACGACGGCACCGCCGAGCTCGCCATCCACGCGACCACCTCCCAGGGCGACATCACCGCCCGCAGCCTGTGA
- a CDS encoding SDR family NAD(P)-dependent oxidoreductase: MATILITGASDGLGRALAESLATDGRHTLLLHGRDKTRLSDVAAATGGESYEADLASLAEVRRFAADVAATHDRLDVLVNNAGIGFHAEGTERQTSADGYELRLAVNYLAPVALTRELLPLLHRATPSRIVNIASMGQQPVDLDDPQLTREYSDVAAYCRSKLALICHSLDLAEELSGTGVTVNSLHPATFMPTNMSRQTGLDIVDSLEQGVAATRRLVDLPELAGVTGRYFDGEQEGRAAAEAYDREYRRRLAAVTESLL; this comes from the coding sequence ATGGCAACGATCCTCATCACCGGCGCCTCCGACGGGCTCGGCCGGGCCCTCGCGGAGAGCCTGGCCACCGACGGCCGGCACACGCTACTGCTGCACGGCCGCGACAAGACCCGGCTCTCCGACGTTGCCGCGGCCACCGGCGGCGAGTCCTACGAGGCCGACCTCGCCTCGCTCGCCGAAGTCCGGCGATTCGCCGCCGACGTCGCAGCCACGCACGACCGGCTGGACGTCCTCGTCAACAACGCAGGCATCGGCTTCCACGCCGAGGGAACCGAGCGGCAGACCTCCGCGGACGGGTACGAACTCCGCCTGGCGGTCAACTACCTGGCGCCCGTGGCACTCACCCGGGAACTCCTCCCGCTGCTCCACCGCGCGACACCTTCCCGCATCGTCAATATCGCCTCCATGGGCCAGCAGCCGGTCGACCTCGACGACCCGCAACTCACCCGGGAGTACTCGGACGTCGCCGCCTACTGCCGCTCCAAGCTGGCGCTGATCTGCCACAGCCTGGACCTCGCCGAAGAACTCTCAGGCACCGGCGTCACCGTCAACAGCCTCCACCCCGCAACGTTCATGCCGACGAACATGTCCCGGCAAACCGGTCTGGACATCGTCGACTCGCTCGAGCAAGGAGTTGCCGCCACCCGGCGCCTGGTCGACCTGCCCGAGCTGGCGGGCGTCACCGGGCGCTACTTCGACGGCGAGCAGGAGGGGCGGGCGGCAGCTGAGGCATACGACCGGGAGTACCGGCGGCGCCTGGCCGCGGTCACCGAGTCGCTGCTCTGA